Proteins encoded together in one Hevea brasiliensis isolate MT/VB/25A 57/8 chromosome 16, ASM3005281v1, whole genome shotgun sequence window:
- the LOC110637169 gene encoding nicastrin isoform X3, whose translation MQNNITGFSPAQKFPEVEFAPYKSISYEWNPIGSGIMRKAYNFPIFLLSEASSQIMQEIATKNERQKNAYTADVAEFDLVMQTTKSGTRDSESCLREQTCLPLGGYSVWSSLPPINITSSNQSKPIILIVASMDSASFFRDKSLGAESPISGLISLLAAVDSLSSMDGLGDLSKQLVFSVFTGEAWGYLGSRRFLLELDLQSDSVNGLNDTLIEMVIELGSVGKGFSGGNKTFFAHTAGVSSATNEILNAFKHAQDSLESKNVVIATASTTNPGLPPSSLMAFLRKNSSSSGIVLEDFDTAFANKFYHSHLDDMSNINSSAIVAAASLIARTLYILASGSKNLSSSALSAINVNASLVEEMMGCLLNCDPGLTCELVKDYISPTASCPSHYVGVVIGEPSSTPYLGYVSDVSRFIWNFLADRTSIPTENTSNDCSKGCSNKDEVCIRAETNGKGVCVISTTRYVPAYSTRLKFESGSWNVLPSNSSDPLGMVDPVWTESNWDAIGLRVYTVQDATFDRFVLFGGIAITILAYLAIAITRAFITKALKRD comes from the exons GGATCTGGTATTATGCGGAAAGCTTATAATTTTCCTATATTCTTACTCTCTGAGGCGAGCAGTCAGATCATGCAGGAG ATTGCCACAAAGAATGAGAGACAAAAGAATGCTTATACTGCAGATGTTGCTGAGTTTGATTTAGTGATGCAG ACAACAAAATCTGGGACTCGTGATTCAGAATCTTGTTTAAGAGAACAGACTTGCCTTCCTTTAGGTGGATATAG TGTTTGGTCATCGCTTCCACCAATTAATATTACGTCCTCAAATCAATCCAAGCCCATTATATTAATTGTGGCATCTATGGATTCTGCTTCATTTTTCCGTGACAAAAGCTTAGGTGCAGAATCTCCTATTTCT GGTCTAATTTCCTTGCTGGCAGCGGTTGATTCACTTTCTAGCATGGATGGTTTGGGTGATCTTAGTAAGCAG CTTGTCTTTTCAGTTTTCACCGGGGAGGCATGGGGCTATCTTGGCAGCAGGAGATTTTTGCTTGAACTTGATTTACAGTCAGATTCTGTTAATGGCCTTAATGACACACTAATTGAGATG GTCATAGAACTTGGATCTGTCGGGAAAGGCTTTAGTGGAGGGAATAAAACCTTTTTCGCTCACACAGCAGGG GTTTCTTCAGCCACAAATGAAATATTGAACGCCTTCAAACATGCTCAAGATTCACTTGAATCCAAAAATGTTGTGATTGCAACAGCAAGCACTACAAATCCTGGGTTGCCCCCATCATCTTTGATGGCATTTCTGAGAAAG AACTCATCATCCTCTGGGATTGTGTTGGAAGATTTTGATACTGCTTTTGCCAACAAGTTCTACCATAGTCACCTTGATGATATGT CAAACATAAACTCTTCAGCTATAGTCGCAGCTGCATCTCTTATTGCCCGCACCCTTTACATCCTTGCAAGTGGCAGCAAAAATTTAAGCAGTTCAGCTTTAAGTGCTATCAATGTGAACGCCTCTCTAGTTGAAGAAATGATGGGTTGTCTGTTGAACTGTGACCCCGGTTTGACTTGCGAGCTGGTTAAGGACTATATATCACCTACTGCTTCTTGCCCAAGTCATTATGTTGGTGTTGTCATTGGGGAACCTTCATCAACTCCGTATCTTGGATATGTCAGTGATGTTTCCAGGTTCATATGGAATTTTTTGGCTGATAGAACTTCTATTCCCACAGAGAATACTAGCAATGATTGCTCAAAAGGTTGCAGCAACAAAGATGAAGTCTGCATTAGGGCAGAAACAAATGGGAAGGGAGTGTGTGTTATTTCTACTACAAG GTATGTGCCTGCATATTCAACCCGATTGAAGTTTGAATCTGGATCATGGAATGTTTTACCATCAAATTCTTCTGATCCCTTGGGGATGGTGGACCCTGTGTGGACAGAGAGCAATTGGGATGCAATAGGCCTTCGGGTATATACAGTTCAGGATGCCACTTTTGATCGTTTTGTTTTGTTCGGAGGTATTGCCATCACTATTTTGGCTTACCTTGCAATAGCAATTACAAGAGCCTTCATAACCAAGGCCTTGAAACGAGATtga